The genomic region ttatttcattgaattcttCTGACTCCCAGAGGTAGGTAAGACAATACTGTGTTATGGTTAAGGACATGCTGCCTCTACCACTTCATTTCCTACCAGGTGGCCATGTGAGTTACGGAAGTGCTCTAagcttattttccaaatttttaaaataggagtCACAACACCTTCCTTTTAGGATTGCTGTTCAGATTGTATGAGATAAGGTATGAATAATCCCATCCACATAGTAAGGGCTTCATAAATGGCAACTGTTACTATGTTATTACATAGAATAATCCTCACTCGGCCAAGgttgggggattgcttgagtccaggagtttgagaccagcctgagcaacaaagtgagatgctgtctctacaaaaaataaaaatataaaaattagcagggtgtggtggcatgtacctgtagtcccagccactcaggaggtggaggcaggaggactgcttgagtccaggaggtcaaggctgcagtgagccacgttcgtggcactgcactccagcctgtgcgacagagtgagaccctgtctaagaaatcatcatcatcatcatcatcttccttACTTTACAGACGAGGAAGCTCAAAGTGGCACATAATTTGCCAAAGATCACAAAGATCTAGTAATGGCAGAACTGGAATTCACGTCTAATTCTCCTACTTCCAACTTCATTCCTCCTTCCAGTTCTCCTTAGCCAAGAATGTAAATCAGGAACATTTTGGTGCTTCTGCCAGCGACATTTACCATTATCTTGAGCTCTTACACGGTTTCTTGGGTGCACTCAGATTTTCAACGTCTACTTTTGTATTTGCAGAACATCATCAAGAAGGTGATCGGTCAGAAGTTTGTGTACAAGTTTGTCTCTTTCCCGGAGATCCTGAAGATGGATCCTCACGCGGTGGAGATCAGCCGGGAGAGCCTTCTGCTGCAGGACAGCGACTGCAAGGCGTCTCCGGAGGGCCGCGAGGCCCACAAACACGGCCTGGCCGCCCTCAAAAGCACGAGCCGCAACGAATACATCCACTCAGGCCTGTACTCGTCCTTCACCATTAATTCCCTGCAGAACCCACCAGACGCCTTCAAGGCCATCAAGACGGAGAAGCTGGAGGAGCCGCCTGAAGACAGCCCCCCCGTGGAAGAAGTCAGGACTGTGATCAGGTTTGTGACCAATAAAACCGACAAGCACGTCACGAGGCCGGTGGTGTCCCTGCCTTCCACGTCAGAGGCTGCGGCGGCGTCTGCCTTCCTGGCCTCGTCCGTCTCGGCCAAGATCTCCTCTTTAATGTTGCCAAACGCTGCCAGTATTTCATCCGCCTCACCCTTCTCATCTCGGTCCCCGTCCCTGTCCCCCAACTCACCCATCCCTTCTGAACACAGAAGCCTCTTCCTGGAGGCCGCCTGCCATGACTCCGATTCCCTGGAGCCCTTGAACCTGTCATCGGGCTCCAAGACCAAGTCTCCATCTCTTCCCCCAAAGGCCAAAAAACCCAAAGGCTTGGAAATCTCAGCGCCCCCGCTGGTGCTCTCCGGCACCGACATCGGCTCCATCGCCCTCAACAGCCCAGCCCTCCCCTCGGGATCCCTCACCCCAGCCTTCTTCACTGCACAGGTAAGagtcattcctgtcatcccagccacAGCCAGCTTCAGTGGCTTAGCAAAAAAGGAAGAGCAACTAAAGAGACTTCCTTCTGTCCCTCAAAACGTAGTCCTATGACTCGTACCGAGGTCACTGTGTAAATGTGAAGGGAAGCTGCTTTTCCATCCTCAGACCAAGGGGTGCACATGAGACAGGGTTTGGTTTGTCGACTCTAGTGGGATGCTTGATTGGTTTCTTGCTTTTAGCGGCCTAAAGTGACCATAGGTGGAACACGCACACTGGCCGACAAAGCAGGTCTCACCA from Pongo pygmaeus isolate AG05252 chromosome 10, NHGRI_mPonPyg2-v2.0_pri, whole genome shotgun sequence harbors:
- the ELK3 gene encoding ETS domain-containing protein Elk-3 isoform X1, which encodes MESAITLWQFLLQLLLDQKHEHLICWTSNDGEFKLLKAEEVAKLWGLRKNKTNMNYDKLSRALRYYYDKNIIKKVIGQKFVYKFVSFPEILKMDPHAVEISRESLLLQDSDCKASPEGREAHKHGLAALKSTSRNEYIHSGLYSSFTINSLQNPPDAFKAIKTEKLEEPPEDSPPVEEVRTVIRFVTNKTDKHVTRPVVSLPSTSEAAAASAFLASSVSAKISSLMLPNAASISSASPFSSRSPSLSPNSPIPSEHRSLFLEAACHDSDSLEPLNLSSGSKTKSPSLPPKAKKPKGLEISAPPLVLSGTDIGSIALNSPALPSGSLTPAFFTAQTPNGLLLTPSPLLSSIHFWSSLSPVAPLSPARLQGPSTLFQFPTLLNSHMPVPIPSLDRAASPVLLSSNSQKS
- the ELK3 gene encoding ETS domain-containing protein Elk-3 isoform X2 — protein: MDPHAVEISRESLLLQDSDCKASPEGREAHKHGLAALKSTSRNEYIHSGLYSSFTINSLQNPPDAFKAIKTEKLEEPPEDSPPVEEVRTVIRFVTNKTDKHVTRPVVSLPSTSEAAAASAFLASSVSAKISSLMLPNAASISSASPFSSRSPSLSPNSPIPSEHRSLFLEAACHDSDSLEPLNLSSGSKTKSPSLPPKAKKPKGLEISAPPLVLSGTDIGSIALNSPALPSGSLTPAFFTAQTPNGLLLTPSPLLSSIHFWSSLSPVAPLSPARLQGPSTLFQFPTLLNSHMPVPIPSLDRAASPVLLSSNSQKS